The proteins below come from a single Vidua chalybeata isolate OUT-0048 chromosome 1, bVidCha1 merged haplotype, whole genome shotgun sequence genomic window:
- the FOXQ1 gene encoding forkhead box protein Q1 — MKLEVFSQHYEDKLSTGSDQEGSGSLSPAPPESELGSDGDCAANSPGGGAGRPGHLPPPPPTPQPPPPPPAESAKGKPYTRRPKPPYSYIALIAMAIRDSAGGRLTLAEINDYLMSRFPFFRGAYTGWRNSVRHNLSLNDCFVKVLRDPARPWGKDNYWMLNPSSEYTFADGVFRRRRKRLSRAAPPPQSARPAAGVPPQVPQETAGAGAASPGASPRCCCASSPCHCAPGAKEAEAGGGGARPAGGGAAKFSSSFAIESLLQRPAGPRAAPQPPPTPHARLLWPAPPAPPHLLPGPYPLLPYPPAAQPPPAALYGGGLLQLCAYGLGEPSPPPLLLGGGRPALAPGEASPLVERPRAPLFHAGLPKGGRGPPPGSPLYGPLGLTGPLPPAAGGSASFQPYAVETPLA; from the coding sequence atgAAGCTGGAGGTGTTCTCGCAGCACTATGAGGACAAGCTGAGCACCGGCAGCGACCAGGAAGGCAGCGGCTCGCTCTCCCCGGCTCCGCCGGAGAGCGAGCTGGGCTCGGACGGTGACTGCGCGGCCAACAGcccgggcggcggggccgggcggccgGGGCAtctcccgccgccgccccccacGCCGCAGCCCCCGCCACCGCCGCCTGCCGAGAGCGCCAAGGGGAAACCCTACACGCGGCGGCCGAAACCGCCCTACTCCTACATCGCGCTGATCGCTATGGCCATCCGCGACTCGGCCGGCGGCCGCCTGACCCTGGCCGAGATCAATGACTACCTGATGAGCCGCTTCCCCTTCTTCCGCGGCGCCTACACCGGCTGGCGCAACTCGGTGCGCCACAACCTCTCTCTCAACGACTGCTTCGTCAAGGTGCTGCGCGACCCGGCGCGGCCCTGGGGCAAGGACAACTACTGGATGCTGAACCCCAGCAGCGAGTACACCTTCGCCGACGGCGTCTTCCGCCGCCGCCGCAAGCGCCTCagccgcgccgccccgccgccgcagtccgcccgccccgccgccggcgTCCCGCCGCAAGTGCCGCAGGAGACGGCCGGAGCGGGCGCCGCGTCCCCCGGCGCTTCGCCGCGGTGCTGCTGCGCCTCCTCGCCCTGTCACTGCGCGCCGGGCGCCAAGGAGGCAgaggcggggggcggcggggcgaggccggcgggcggcggcgctgccAAGTTCTCCAGCTCCTTCGCCATCGAGAGCCTCCTGCAGCGGCCGGCAGGAccccgcgccgccccgcagccgccgccgaCGCCGCACGCCCGCCTCCTGTGGccggcgccgcccgcgcccccgCACCTGCTGCCCGGCCCCTACCCGCTGCTGCCCTACCCACCTGccgcgcagcccccgcccgccgccctcTACGGCGgggggctcctgcagctctgcgCCTACGGGCTGGGAGAGCCgtcgccgccgccgctgctgctgggggGCGGGCGGCCCGCGCTGGCCCCGGGGGAGGCGTCGCCGCTGGTGGAGCGGCCGCGGGCGCCGCTGTTCCACGCCGGCCTCCCCAAGGGCGGGCGGGGGCCGCCGCCCGGCTCCCCCCTCTACGGGCCCCTCGGGCTCACCgggccgctgccgccggcggCGGGGGGCTCGGCCTCGTTCCAGCCGTACGCCGTGGAGACCCCGCTGGCTTAA
- the FOXF2 gene encoding forkhead box protein F2 isoform X2, which translates to MTTESGQQRLEPPVPLRSCSPAPGALQMSRPPSSALETSTSSSSTSTSSSSSSAAAASSKSKKASSGLRRPEKPPYSYIALIVMAIQSSPSKRLTLSEIYQFLQARFPFFRGSYQGWKNSVRHNLSLNECFIKLPKGLGRPGKGHYWTIDPASEFMFEEGSFRRRPRGFRRKCQALKPMYRMMNGLGFGASILPQGFDFQAPPASLACHSNGYNLDMMPNAMASGYEGLSGGHHVPHMSPNPGSTYMASCPVTANGDYGPDSSSSPVPSSPAMASAIECHSPYTSPSAHWTASGASPYIKQQGLPAANAASSGIHSSVPSYSLEQGYLHQSPRDDLSVGLPRYQHHPSPVCDRKDFVLNFNGISSFHPSASGSYYHHHHHQSVCQDIKPCVM; encoded by the exons ATGACCACCGAGAGCGGGCAGCAGCGGCTGGAGCCCCCCGTCCCTCTCCGCTCCTGCAGCCCGGCTCCCGGAGCTCTCCAGATGAGCCGGCCGCCCTCCTCCGCCCTGGAGACCtccacctcctcttcctccacctccacctcctcctcctcctcctcggcggcggcggcgtcCTCCAAGAGCAAGAAGGCCAGCTCGGGGCTGCGGCGGCCGGAGAAGCCCCCCTACTCCTACATCGCCCTCATCGTCATGGCCATCCAGAGCTCGCCCTCCAAGCGCCTAACCCTCAGCGAGATCTACCAGTTCCTGCAGGCCCGCTTCCCTTTCTTTCGCGGCTCCTATCAGGGCTGGAAGAACTCCGTGCGCCACAACCTCTCTCTCAACGAGTGCTTCATCAAGCTGCCCAAGGGCCTGGGTCGCCCGGGAAAGGGCCACTACTGGACCATCGACCCGGCCAGCGAGTTCATGTTCGAGGAGGGCTCCTTCCGACGGCGGCCCCGCGGCTTCAGGAGGAAATGCCAGGCGCTGAAGCCCATGTACCGCATGATGAACGGGCTGGGCTTCGGCGCCTCCATCCTCCCGCAGGGCTTCGACTTCCAGGCGCCCCCCGCCTCTCTCGCGTGCCACTCCAACGGCTACAACCTCGACATGATGCCCAACGCCATGGCCAGCGGCTACGAGGGACTCAGCGGCGGCCACCACGTCCCACACATGTCTCCCAACCCCGGCTCGACCTACATGGCCAGCTGCCCGGTGACTGCCAACGGGGACTACGGCCCcgacagcagcagcagccccgtgCCCTCCTCGCCGGCCATGGCGAGCGCCATCGAGTGCCACTCGCCTTACACGAGCCCTTCGGCTCACTGGACAGCCTCGGGGGCCTCGCCCTACATAAAGCAGCAGGGCCTCCCCGCCGCCAACGCCGCCTCCTCCGGCATCCACTCCAGCGTGCCCTCTTactccctggagcagggataCCTGCACCAGAGCCCCCGCGACGACCTCTCAG TGGGACTGCCTCGCTACCAGCATCATCCCTCCCCGGTGTGTGACAGGAAAGATTTTGTCCTTAATTTTAATGGCATTTCTTCATTTCACCCGTCCGCTAGTGGATCTTACtaccaccatcaccaccaccaaaGCGTCTGTCAAGACATCAAGCCCTGCGTGATGTGA
- the FOXF2 gene encoding forkhead box protein F2 isoform X1 — protein sequence MTTESGQQRLEPPVPLRSCSPAPGALQMSRPPSSALETSTSSSSTSTSSSSSSAAAASSKSKKASSGLRRPEKPPYSYIALIVMAIQSSPSKRLTLSEIYQFLQARFPFFRGSYQGWKNSVRHNLSLNECFIKLPKGLGRPGKGHYWTIDPASEFMFEEGSFRRRPRGFRRKCQALKPMYRMMNGLGFGASILPQGFDFQAPPASLACHSNGYNLDMMPNAMASGYEGLSGGHHVPHMSPNPGSTYMASCPVTANGDYGPDSSSSPVPSSPAMASAIECHSPYTSPSAHWTASGASPYIKQQGLPAANAASSGIHSSVPSYSLEQGYLHQSPRDDLSVPSRMTPEESLASSRLRPGSRDPLPVPATCARGGGSGVGPSAPCCGFTSRGAPPGIAAASVNRTPRRRAAGVIK from the exons ATGACCACCGAGAGCGGGCAGCAGCGGCTGGAGCCCCCCGTCCCTCTCCGCTCCTGCAGCCCGGCTCCCGGAGCTCTCCAGATGAGCCGGCCGCCCTCCTCCGCCCTGGAGACCtccacctcctcttcctccacctccacctcctcctcctcctcctcggcggcggcggcgtcCTCCAAGAGCAAGAAGGCCAGCTCGGGGCTGCGGCGGCCGGAGAAGCCCCCCTACTCCTACATCGCCCTCATCGTCATGGCCATCCAGAGCTCGCCCTCCAAGCGCCTAACCCTCAGCGAGATCTACCAGTTCCTGCAGGCCCGCTTCCCTTTCTTTCGCGGCTCCTATCAGGGCTGGAAGAACTCCGTGCGCCACAACCTCTCTCTCAACGAGTGCTTCATCAAGCTGCCCAAGGGCCTGGGTCGCCCGGGAAAGGGCCACTACTGGACCATCGACCCGGCCAGCGAGTTCATGTTCGAGGAGGGCTCCTTCCGACGGCGGCCCCGCGGCTTCAGGAGGAAATGCCAGGCGCTGAAGCCCATGTACCGCATGATGAACGGGCTGGGCTTCGGCGCCTCCATCCTCCCGCAGGGCTTCGACTTCCAGGCGCCCCCCGCCTCTCTCGCGTGCCACTCCAACGGCTACAACCTCGACATGATGCCCAACGCCATGGCCAGCGGCTACGAGGGACTCAGCGGCGGCCACCACGTCCCACACATGTCTCCCAACCCCGGCTCGACCTACATGGCCAGCTGCCCGGTGACTGCCAACGGGGACTACGGCCCcgacagcagcagcagccccgtgCCCTCCTCGCCGGCCATGGCGAGCGCCATCGAGTGCCACTCGCCTTACACGAGCCCTTCGGCTCACTGGACAGCCTCGGGGGCCTCGCCCTACATAAAGCAGCAGGGCCTCCCCGCCGCCAACGCCGCCTCCTCCGGCATCCACTCCAGCGTGCCCTCTTactccctggagcagggataCCTGCACCAGAGCCCCCGCGACGACCTCTCAG TGCCAAGCAGGATGACTCCCGAGGAAAGCCTGGCTTCGTCCCGGCTCCGTCCCGGTTCGCGCGACCCCCTCCCGGTGCCGGCGACATGTGCGCGCGGCGGTGGCAGCGGGGTTGGCCCCTCCGCCCCGTGCTGCGGCTTCACTTCGCGGGGAGCACCGCCGGGCATCGCCGCCGCCTCGGTAAACCGCACTCCGCGGAGACGCGCCGCGGGAGTAATCAAATAA